The genomic DNA CAGGTTGTGGTACTTCAAAACCTTGCCGACGACAAAGTCCAACCATGGATCGACCTCCGTCGGCACTGCGATCGGCTTCTCCGACTTCACACACGGGCTCAGCGTCAGCACGGCGGCGAAGACTGCTAACAAAACGAAGAAGCCCACCACCACGGCCAGCGCCGAATAGATGCCAAAGTTTCGGATCGGTGAGAGATCCGATACGACTAAGCTGGCCATACCGATCGCCGTCGAGATCGACGCCAGCGCACAAGGTGTCCACCCCACCTGAACGGCGCGAAACCCAGCCTGCGCCGCACCGACTTCGCGTTGTGCATCACGATAATAGTTGGCTAAATGGATCGCTCCGGATACCGTCAACACATACAACAGCGTTGGCACCGCCACGAGAATCGCATTGATGCCGTTACTGGTGTAGTAGATCATCGCAATCCCGATCAGCGCACAGAACACCGCGGCAACCAGCACGACAAGCGTCAATCGGAGACTTCGCAGCAACCCTCCCACCACGATCAGCGTGAGCAATGCGGAGGGGAGGATGCAGCGCTTGATGGAACGATCGGTCGCCAAGTCGATCATCGACGCCTTGTAAACGCCCCCGGCCAATCGCAACTGGTCGCGTGACAAACCACACGCTTGTTGCGCGGTCCGAGTGATCGTATCGATTACCCGATGCGGCTGGGTGCCGCCCGATGGTGTCAACGTGATCAAGGCGGCAGTGGTCTGACGATCGGGGCCGAGCAACAATCGGTCGATCCGGCCAGCCGCCTGGCCGGGCCGCAATTTCGCAGGCCCCTGAATTAGTTCACGCATGGCTTCGGGCCCGGTGAGCACACGGTGCCAGATCGGATCGGGATCGTTGGCGGTGGCTTCTCGCAGCGCCGTTGCCAACGCGGCCAACCGTGGATCCCTCATCGTGCAACCGGGCCAGCTGACCAGAACGATTTCATCGCCACCGAACTGGTGAATGAACTGCTCGTAACGCTGCACCTCCACACGCCCTTCGGGAAGCCATTGGTGCATGTCGGTCGTATTGCTGTGGAGAAACAACAACGCATACAGCAGCACCGGAGACACGAGCACCAAAGCGGCAACCACGATCCATGACAACGTGCGCAGACGCAACTGCTGTCCAATGGACATCGAATTTTCCGCCTCTTCGTGAGGCAACGGTTCATTCACTGCGTCGGCTTTTCAAATTCAAAGATCCCGTATTTCATCGCCCCGGTGGCATACGCGATCCAGATCCGCGCGACACTCAACAGAAAGATTGCATGGCGGCTTTTAGACGAAAAGATGAACCGCCACCCGGCCCGCGAAAAGAAGCAAAACTTCACAACACGCCATACACAGATCGCCCAAGTTTTGCGAACCTGGCGGGTTACGTCCTCATATTTCACCTGACGCAGTCCCGCCGCTTCGGCCAACTGAGTATATTCGCTCGCCGCTCCCATGCTTGGCAGCCGGCCCTCGCG from Rosistilla carotiformis includes the following:
- a CDS encoding efflux RND transporter permease subunit, coding for MNEPLPHEEAENSMSIGQQLRLRTLSWIVVAALVLVSPVLLYALLFLHSNTTDMHQWLPEGRVEVQRYEQFIHQFGGDEIVLVSWPGCTMRDPRLAALATALREATANDPDPIWHRVLTGPEAMRELIQGPAKLRPGQAAGRIDRLLLGPDRQTTAALITLTPSGGTQPHRVIDTITRTAQQACGLSRDQLRLAGGVYKASMIDLATDRSIKRCILPSALLTLIVVGGLLRSLRLTLVVLVAAVFCALIGIAMIYYTSNGINAILVAVPTLLYVLTVSGAIHLANYYRDAQREVGAAQAGFRAVQVGWTPCALASISTAIGMASLVVSDLSPIRNFGIYSALAVVVGFFVLLAVFAAVLTLSPCVKSEKPIAVPTEVDPWLDFVVGKVLKYHNLLLSLGVIGLAVAGWGLMRTTTTVDLLKNFRPHSELVRNYLWINEHLGPQGSLEMVVRYDPDSTQRPIDRLTQIRDAEREARSVDGVVTTLSALTFAPSIPKPSGIRGIAAQVTFESRFNAARPEIISQGWLAESDVGESWRIHVRVPDMDGRPYKAVIGDLRERVGAIFADDVDTVHLEFTGGLPLIDEAQGELLDDLTDSILLAFAILAPVMMLMLRSFWAGLVAMLPNVAPVVTVFGVLGWMQVPIGLGTMLTASVALGIAVDDTLHFLTWYRRALVQGHSRQDAIRTAFHRCSIAMLQTTLICCTGLLVLVPAEFIPTSMFAVMMIVLLPTALVGDLILLPALLASPIGRAFHRPPAVDPSRTAESL